A section of the Telopea speciosissima isolate NSW1024214 ecotype Mountain lineage chromosome 3, Tspe_v1, whole genome shotgun sequence genome encodes:
- the LOC122655360 gene encoding uncharacterized protein LOC122655360 yields the protein MAISHQEGLQGRGDEPDCFIVDIERLSHGTDKYISANSKITQHDSFATDIDRDSSANSRIPRSFSRKGSHRGDRNVKAIDTAAANGDISFKGGIDGGVSVSLAENSITVPMGTASVEAMNKQAQAVKMMMMMNGESRCISSPRRRHGSKRAGAWVIGPRMVLAFFATLSSMGTILLIYFTLSIGKTGEEDLSQALLQ from the exons ATGGCGATTTCCCACCAAGAAGGCTTACAGGGGAGAGGCGATGAACCCGATTGTTTCATTGTAGACATAGAAAGATTGTCCCATGGCACCGATAAATACATCTCTGCTAATTCAAAGATCACTCAACACGATTCCTTCGCTACAGATATAGATAGAGACAGTTCTGCTAATTCAAGGATTCCT AGAAGCTTTTCCCGAAAAGGGTCACACAGGGGAGATAGAAATGTCAAAGCGATAGATACTGCAGCAGCTAATGGGGATATCTCATTTAAAG GAGGTATTGATGGTGGTGTCAGTGTGAGCTTGGCTGAGAATTCCATCACTGTTCCTATGGGGACCGCATCAGTAGAGGCCATGAACAAGCAAGCACAGGcagtgaagatgatgatgatgatgaacggCGAGAGCAGATGCATTAGTAGTCCTAGAAGAAGACACGGTTCGAAGCGGGCAGGGGCTTGGGTCATCGGTCCACGGATGGTCCTTGCCTTCTTTGCCACTTT GTCAAGCATGGGAACTATACTACTGATCTACTTCACGCTTTCCATTGGCAAAACTGGCGAAGAAGACCTCTCTCAAGCCCTGCTACAGTAA